The Solea senegalensis isolate Sse05_10M linkage group LG4, IFAPA_SoseM_1, whole genome shotgun sequence genome includes a region encoding these proteins:
- the tmcc1b gene encoding transmembrane and coiled-coil domains protein 1b isoform X1: MDQGSSEPVSPEEPDNGGRTELEYGRRASESEHGLSKIPRNALENMGALGHGLKQFFQPQRRRSSVSPHDSASSCTGTPSSEPTDVGSEVGDAPASVALPVDSDNPAASAPPAALSRVLQQIRSAPPMMKRGTSLQSRRSKAGGVGDPPQKGSPQIHRRSTHEALLQAGRPRSSSTTDTPSSPALVDMLLTSGYHSTEEPDKLERYDGSGPAVSPNALPYSVDGYDVVDNTPDPQRTKQAIAQLQQKILKLTEQIKIEQTARDDNVAEYLKLANNADKQQSARIKQVFEKKNQKSAQTIQQLQRKLEHYHRKLREVEHNGIPRQPKDVFRDMHQGLKDVGAKVTGGLSSFSQATHSAAGAVVSKPREIASLIRNKFGSADNIAALKDSLDETQGDEGVGPGAARTLGTGQLQSSPKYGSDEDCSSATSGSAGANSTAGAPGGPPSSKGNTLDLTQATGFDAVLHEIQDLRENQRRLEESFETLKVHYQRDYTMIMEALQEERYRCERLEEQLNDLTELHQNEILNLKQELASMEEKIAYQSYERARDIQEALEACQTRISKMELQQQQQQVVQLEGLENATARTLLGKLINVLLAVMAVLLVFVSTVANCVVPLMKTRSRTLSTLLLIVFLAFLWRHWEAISEYLHHFLLNSR, translated from the exons ATGGATCAGGGTAGTAGTGAACCGGTGAGTCCAGAGGAGCCGGACAATGGAGGCCGAACGGAGCTGGAGTACGGCAGGAGGGCGTCGGAGTCGGAGCATGGCTTGTCCAAAATCCCTCGTAATGCCCTGGAGAACATGGGAGCGTTGGGCCATGGTCTGAAGCAATTCTTCCAGCCACAGCGCCGACGCTCCTCCGTTTCCCCACATGACTCCGCCTCATCCTGCACAGGCACCCCTTCCTCCGAACCCACTGATGTAGGGTCAGAAGTAGGGGACGCTCCTGCCTCCGTGGCCCTCCCTGTGGATTCTGACAACCCTGCTGCTTCCGCCCCTCCTGCAGCTCTGAGCCGTGTTCTGCAGCAGATCCGAAGTGCACCACCAATGATGAAACGAGGCACCAGCCTGCAGAGCCGCCGCAGCAAGGCGGGGGGTGTTGGGGATCCCCCGCAGAAAGGTAGCCCCCAGATCCACAGGCGCAGTACCCATGAGGCCCTGCTGCAGGCTGGACGCCCACGCTCGTCCTCGACTACTGACACACCCAGCAGCCCAGCCTTAGTTGACATGCTGCTGACCTCTGGTTACCACTCCACTGAGGAGCCCGACAAG CTGGAACGTTACGATGGATCAGGCCCCGCAGTTTCACCCAACGCCCTCCCCTACAGTGTAGACGGCTATGATGTAGTTGATAATACCCCAGACCCCCAGCGAACAAAACAGGCCATCGCCCAACTGCAACAGAAGATCCTGAAGCTCACGGAACAAATCAAGATCGAACAAACCGCACGCGACGACAATGTGGCCGAATACCTGAAACTGGCCAACAATGCAGACAAACAACAGAGTGCACGCATCAAACAGGTGTTTGAGAAGAAGAACCAAAAGTCGGCTCAGACtatccagcagctgcagcggaAGCTGGAGCACTACCACCGGAAGCTCCGTGAGGTGGAACACAACGGCATCCCTCGCCAGCCCAAAGATGTTTTCCGAGACATGCACCAGGGGCTGAAAGATGTTGGAGCGAAG GTGACCGGCGGCTTGTCCAGCTTCTCACAGGCCACACACTCTGCAGCCGGAGCTGTGGTGTCCAAGCCAAGAGAAATTGCCTCCCTCATCCGTAACAAGTTTGGCAGTGCCGATAACATAGCAGCCCTGAAAGACTCTTTGGACGAAACCCAGGGAGATGAAGGTGTCGGTCCCGGGGCAGCGAGGACCCTCGGTACAGGACAGCTGCAGTCCAGCCCAAAGTACGGCAGTGATGAGGACTGTTCTAGTGCCACATCCGGCTCAGCGGGAGCCAATAGCACCGCTGGAGCTCCTGGAGGTCCCCCTAGCTCCAAAGGTAATACCCTCGATCTAACCCAGGCTACAGGATTTGACGCTGTTCTCCACGAGATTCAAGATCTCCGGGAAAACCAGCGTCGACTAGAGGAGTCCTTTGAAACCTTAAAGGTCCACTATCAGCGGGACTACACGATGATCATGGAGGCCCTGCAAGAGGAACGATACAG GTGTGAACGCTTAGAAGAACAACTGAACGACTTGACAGAACTGCACCAGAATGAAATTCTGAACTTGAAACAGGAACTAGCCAGCATGGAGGAGAAGATTGCTTATCAGTCTTATGAAAGAGCACGGGACATTCAG GAGGCACTGGAAGCATGTCAGACACGTATTTCCAagatggagctgcagcagcaacagcagcaggtggTGCAGCTGGAGGGTTTGGAGAATGCCACAGCGCGGACTCTTCTTGGAAAACTAATCAATGTGCTGCTCGCAGTTATGGCCGTCCTCCTGGTGTTTGTGTCCACGGTGGCAAACTGTGTCGTCCCATTAATGAAAACGCGAAGCCGCACGCTTTCTACGCTGCTTCTCATCGTCTTTCTCGCCTTCCTCTGGAGGCACTGGGAGGCTATTTCCGAGTATCTGCATCACTTTCTCCTGAACTCCAGATGA
- the tmcc1b gene encoding transmembrane and coiled-coil domains protein 1b isoform X2 codes for MMKRGTSLQSRRSKAGGVGDPPQKGSPQIHRRSTHEALLQAGRPRSSSTTDTPSSPALVDMLLTSGYHSTEEPDKLERYDGSGPAVSPNALPYSVDGYDVVDNTPDPQRTKQAIAQLQQKILKLTEQIKIEQTARDDNVAEYLKLANNADKQQSARIKQVFEKKNQKSAQTIQQLQRKLEHYHRKLREVEHNGIPRQPKDVFRDMHQGLKDVGAKVTGGLSSFSQATHSAAGAVVSKPREIASLIRNKFGSADNIAALKDSLDETQGDEGVGPGAARTLGTGQLQSSPKYGSDEDCSSATSGSAGANSTAGAPGGPPSSKGNTLDLTQATGFDAVLHEIQDLRENQRRLEESFETLKVHYQRDYTMIMEALQEERYRCERLEEQLNDLTELHQNEILNLKQELASMEEKIAYQSYERARDIQEALEACQTRISKMELQQQQQQVVQLEGLENATARTLLGKLINVLLAVMAVLLVFVSTVANCVVPLMKTRSRTLSTLLLIVFLAFLWRHWEAISEYLHHFLLNSR; via the exons ATGATGAAACGAGGCACCAGCCTGCAGAGCCGCCGCAGCAAGGCGGGGGGTGTTGGGGATCCCCCGCAGAAAGGTAGCCCCCAGATCCACAGGCGCAGTACCCATGAGGCCCTGCTGCAGGCTGGACGCCCACGCTCGTCCTCGACTACTGACACACCCAGCAGCCCAGCCTTAGTTGACATGCTGCTGACCTCTGGTTACCACTCCACTGAGGAGCCCGACAAG CTGGAACGTTACGATGGATCAGGCCCCGCAGTTTCACCCAACGCCCTCCCCTACAGTGTAGACGGCTATGATGTAGTTGATAATACCCCAGACCCCCAGCGAACAAAACAGGCCATCGCCCAACTGCAACAGAAGATCCTGAAGCTCACGGAACAAATCAAGATCGAACAAACCGCACGCGACGACAATGTGGCCGAATACCTGAAACTGGCCAACAATGCAGACAAACAACAGAGTGCACGCATCAAACAGGTGTTTGAGAAGAAGAACCAAAAGTCGGCTCAGACtatccagcagctgcagcggaAGCTGGAGCACTACCACCGGAAGCTCCGTGAGGTGGAACACAACGGCATCCCTCGCCAGCCCAAAGATGTTTTCCGAGACATGCACCAGGGGCTGAAAGATGTTGGAGCGAAG GTGACCGGCGGCTTGTCCAGCTTCTCACAGGCCACACACTCTGCAGCCGGAGCTGTGGTGTCCAAGCCAAGAGAAATTGCCTCCCTCATCCGTAACAAGTTTGGCAGTGCCGATAACATAGCAGCCCTGAAAGACTCTTTGGACGAAACCCAGGGAGATGAAGGTGTCGGTCCCGGGGCAGCGAGGACCCTCGGTACAGGACAGCTGCAGTCCAGCCCAAAGTACGGCAGTGATGAGGACTGTTCTAGTGCCACATCCGGCTCAGCGGGAGCCAATAGCACCGCTGGAGCTCCTGGAGGTCCCCCTAGCTCCAAAGGTAATACCCTCGATCTAACCCAGGCTACAGGATTTGACGCTGTTCTCCACGAGATTCAAGATCTCCGGGAAAACCAGCGTCGACTAGAGGAGTCCTTTGAAACCTTAAAGGTCCACTATCAGCGGGACTACACGATGATCATGGAGGCCCTGCAAGAGGAACGATACAG GTGTGAACGCTTAGAAGAACAACTGAACGACTTGACAGAACTGCACCAGAATGAAATTCTGAACTTGAAACAGGAACTAGCCAGCATGGAGGAGAAGATTGCTTATCAGTCTTATGAAAGAGCACGGGACATTCAG GAGGCACTGGAAGCATGTCAGACACGTATTTCCAagatggagctgcagcagcaacagcagcaggtggTGCAGCTGGAGGGTTTGGAGAATGCCACAGCGCGGACTCTTCTTGGAAAACTAATCAATGTGCTGCTCGCAGTTATGGCCGTCCTCCTGGTGTTTGTGTCCACGGTGGCAAACTGTGTCGTCCCATTAATGAAAACGCGAAGCCGCACGCTTTCTACGCTGCTTCTCATCGTCTTTCTCGCCTTCCTCTGGAGGCACTGGGAGGCTATTTCCGAGTATCTGCATCACTTTCTCCTGAACTCCAGATGA